ttattatcatattcaattgatatccataatattaatagtcctcaaatgagaagtagagtcctctcccaaacacataacataactcatctcttctttcacccatttcaatttttcgaatttttactaactcccaaaatttcctaatattttgccagagtttcctttgtaactgggcctatccacctgccagagaatcccagaaaccaatcctaacaacacatacataatctAATCAACGTAACACAACATGGAAACAATACTAACAGTGGCATCATAAGAAATATTTTACTAGATTAGGAACGCCATTAGCATCAACTATTCAGGTAATACGTAACTCATAGCAAAtaagctctcaacatcttcatagaacacagaaatgaacgtttaaattaaagatgacaattttgggtcatcacattctccacctctaaaacaaacgttcgtcctcgaacaaaattagagaagtacctgagctggtgaaaagatgtggatatttgctctgtatgtccaactcggactcccaggtagctgccttAATCgggtgacctctccattgtacctgaactgaaggataactcttagacctcaactgacggacctgccgagctagaatagctattggctcctcctcataagtcaaatctttatccaattgaactgagctgaagtctaacacatgggacggatcgccatgatatttccggagcatagacacatggaaaaccgaatgaactgctgataaactaggtggtagtgcaagcatgtaggctatttctctcaccctttcaagaatttcaaagtttctgatatacctagggctcaacttgcccttctttctgaatctcattacacctttcataggtgaaactctgagcaatactctttctcctgccatgaatgcaacatcacaaaccttacagttggcataactcttttgcctagactgagttgtgcgaagtcgatcctgaacaATCTTGAACTTATTCAagacatcctgtaccaaatcggtacccaacaactgagcctctcgttcaaaccagccaactggcgagcgatatcgcctcccgtataatgcttcatatggagccatctgaatgctcgactggtaactgttattataagcaaactccacaagtggcaagaactgatcccaagaatctcCAAATTCTAtgacacaagcacgaagcatatcttccaatatctgaatagtgcgttctgactgtccgtctgtctgtgaatgaaatgttgtactcaactcaacccgcatgcctaactcacgctgtacaaccctccagaagtgcgaggtgaattgtgtacctcgatcagaaatgatagacacgggcacaccgtgaaggcggacaatctcgcggatgtaaatcttagTTGACCGCTCTGAATAATAGATAattgccactagaatgaaatatgctgacttggtcgACCTGTCCACAATggcccatactgcatcgaacttcctctgagtcgtGGGAGACaaaaaacaaaatccatagtgacacactcccacttccactcaggaatttctaacttctgaagtagaccaccaggtctctgatgctcgtacttgacttacTAATAGTTTAAACACTGAGCTacgtatgcaactatatccttcttcattttcctccactaataatgttgccgcaaatcttgatacattttggcggtacccggatgaatagaataccgggaactgtgggcctcctcaagaatcaactcactaagcccatccacattaggtacagaaatacgaccctgcatccgtagAAATCCATCTTCTCCCacagtaacctgtttggcaccaccgtgccgcaccgtgtccttaaggaaaagcaaatggggatcattatattgtcgctctctgatgcgctcatataaggaagaccgagcgactgtgcacgTTAGAATCCGATtggactctgaaacatctaacctcacgaactgattagccaaagtatgaacatctgcagctaacgccCTCTcgccaaccggaatatatgcaagactgcccatactcacagcctttctactcaaagcgtcggccataacattggccttttcggggtgatacaaaatggtgatatcattttccttaaacaactccaaccatcttctatgcttcaaattgagatctttttgtttgaatagatactgtagactatgatgatcagtaaataccttacacgagacaccgtaaaggtaatgcctccaaattttcagcgcagggacaatggctgccaattctaagtcatgaacagggtaattcttctcgtgaactttgagctgccgcgacgcatatgaaatcaccctgccatcctgcatcaatactgcaccaagcccaacgcgagatgcatcaaaatacaccatataagatcctgaacctctgggtaataccaacactagcgccatagttaaagtagtcttgagcttctgaaagctcaactgaCACACGTCTGActatctgaatgggacacctttctgggtaaGTCTGGTCAAtgagcttgctatagatgaaagcccttccacgaaccggcaataataacccgccaaacccagaaaactccgtatctctataactgaagtaggcttaggacagttctgaactgcctcaatcttcataggatccatctttatgccttctgccgatacaacatgccccaaaaaagcaactgagtttaaccaaaactcgcatttttaaaatttggcatataactgattattcttcaaagtctgaagcacaatccgaagatagggcttggagtaaatcaagatgtcatcaatgaatacaactacaaatgAATCCAGATAGGggttgaacacccgattcatcaaatccaaaaaTGATGTTAGGGCGTTGGTAAGCccgaatgacatcactaagaattcataatgcccataccgggtcggaaaagctgtcttaggggcATCAGGTGCCCTAATATTTAACTGATAATAGCcggacctcaagtcaatcttcgtaaacaccttggcaccctagcGTTGATCAAATAGATTATCGATTCTTCGCAACAgatatttgttcttaatattgaccttgttcaactgccgataatctatacacatccacataaagtcatctttcttctttacaaataacactggtgcaccgcAGGGTGAGACActtggtctaatgaatccctgatcaagcaagtcttgtaactgctctttcaattctttcaactccggcggggcaatacggtatagtggaatagaaatgggctgggttcccagagccaaatcaatacagaaatcaatatccctatcgagtGGCATCCCCAAAAAATCTGCAAGAAATAtatctggaaactcacggacaactggaactaagtccatagaaggaaaattcgcactgggatcgtgaatataagccaaataggctagacaccccttcttgaccatacgctgagccttcatataagaaataaccatgctggtagaatgaccaggagttcttttccactctaatcgaggaaaccccgGCATGGCTATGATCAtcgttttggcgtgacaatctaatatagcatgatacggtgacaactaatccatacccaatatgacatcaaaatcaaccatatcaagaagtagaagatctacgctagtctcagGACTCTCAATAGTAactacacacgaatgataaacatgatctaccatAACAAAATCTCCCATCGGTGTGGACACACAcataagagcactcaaagaatcacgaggcacaaccaaatatgaagaaaagtaggaggacacataggaataagtagatcctggatcaaataaaactgaaacatctctatggaaaactggaacaatacctgtgatcacggcgtcGGATGACAAGACCTCAGGTctagttggaaaagcataaaatcggggctgggccccaccagtGTGGACTACATCTCTGGGACAAGCCATACCTcgttggtctccacctctaacagtctgacctccacctctaacagcctgaccccTGCCCTTAGCTGGTCGGGTGGGCGGTGGatcaaccggtgccggtatgatggcacgagaatttggctgagatctgttactcaacaacctagggaaaTGCCTCCtgatgaccaatgttcccacacacataacacccatcctgctgtCATGGCTTCTGAAGCTGAAGTTAGCCCGAACGGGTCGGATAGCCGccatagtgactctggagtggtggtgcactaataggagctagatgtgcactaaatgtcggctgtccagagtaaggcataataggaccatgactcgCTGAAGCACCGTGACATGCctaaagtgctgaataaaatgacctggaaggatgacccctaccataagtactcttgcctccagatgaggcgcctctgaaattaccggaatgacggggcctcttatctaACACTAGCCCTCTCTCCtgtgaaagaaccatctcgatccgcctGGCGACATTAGCTGCCGTCTAAAAATAAATCTCACTCCAGATCTCATTGGCCATCTGTAGCTTGATAGGTTGaacgagtccatcaatgaacctccttaccctctctctctcttGGTATGAAgtagaagaagagcatgacgggctagatctacaaaacgggtctcatactgagtgactgagataCTGCCCTACTGGATACGCTCAAACTGCttacggtaatcctctctcagtatgataggaaggaacttctctagaaatagctgcgagaactgctcccaggtaagtgtaggCGAACCAACTagtctagtaaatacataatctttcGATCCCCTCTTGGCAAAACCAGTCATCTAAATaacagcaaaatcaacccaatTTTCAACTATTCCCATGTTTTGCAATACTTCATAGCGGCGGTCCAgaaaatcatgtgggtcctcagaaggtgtaccactgaaatggATTGGAAATAGCTTGGTAAAATTGTCCAATCTCAGCAAAGCCTTAGAAGACaaagcaggcctatcaccggcctgtgccgcaataactggttgaactaccccaactggatgGGCTACTGGAGCCTGGTTCTAGGGAGCTATCTATTCcagagtgggagtagtgggagtttgtgctcctccccccagcctgtgagacggtaggtgccactggaaatgtaccattatgggtcacaccctccataagactcaccaaatgaACTAGTGCGTCCTGTAGCATTGGAGTGGGTATGAATCCTTCTGTAACCTGAACTAGTCCAACAGGTACCGTCTGCACCGGAACCTTCGCTTCTAAATCcacttgaggttctacaacaagtgttgctgctcgagctctagattgagctctacctcggcctctacccctggtcatagttgctaccgggggctctggtccctgtccgtcggtagatgtattatatgttctcaccatctgtgagagaataagaatagaatggttcaatcatcgatgatagaataagatcaCATGATGGGataacctccaaagtctataacataagcacgaagcatatcttccaatatctgaatagtgcgttctgactgtccgtcggtctgtggatgaaatgttgtactcaactcaacctgcgtgcctaactcatgctgtacaacccaccataagtgcgaggtgaactgtgtacatcgatcagaaatgatagacacgggcaaaccgtgaaggcggacaatcttgcggatgtaaatctcagcaaaccgctctgaagaatagataattgtcactggaatgaaatgtgctgacttggtcaacctgtccataatgacccatactgcatcgaacttcctctgagtcgtgggatcccaacaacaaaatccatagtgatatgctcccacttcaactcaggaatttctaacttctaaagcagaccaccaggtctctgatgctcgtaattGACTTGCTAACagtttaaacaccgagctacatatgcaactatatccttcttcattttcctccactaataatgttgccgcaaatcttgatacattttggcggtacccggatgaatagaataccgggaactgtgggcctcctcaagaattaactcacgaagcccatccacattaggtacacaaatatgaccctgcatccgtagaactccatcttctcCCACAGTAACATGTTTGGCACtactgtgccgcaccgtgtccttaaggaaaagcaaatgaggatcatcattttgtcgctctctgatgcgctcacacaaggaagaccgagcgactgtacatgCTAGAATCCGATTAGactctaaaacatctaacctcacaaacggattagccaaagtctaaacatctgcaCCTAACGCCCtatcaccaaccggaatatacgcaaggctgcccatactcatagcctttctactcaaagcatcggccacgacattggcctttccggggtgatacaaaatggtgatatcatagtctttcaacagctccaaccatgttctctgcctcaaattgagatctttttgtttgaacagatacggtagactatgatgatcagtaaataccttacacgagacaccgtaaagttaatgcctccaaattttcagcgcatggacaatggctgccaattctaagtcatgaacaatgtaattcttctcgtgaaccttcaactaccgcaatgtatatgca
This region of Nicotiana tomentosiformis chromosome 4, ASM39032v3, whole genome shotgun sequence genomic DNA includes:
- the LOC138909293 gene encoding uncharacterized protein, with protein sequence MAAIRPVRANFSFRSHDSRMGVMCVGTLVIRRHFPRLLSNRSQPNSRAIIPAPVDPPPTRPAKGRGQAVRGGGQTVRGGDQRGMACPRDVVHTGGAQPRFYAFPTRPEVLSSDAVITGIVPVFHRDVSVLFDPGSTYSYVSSYFSSYLVVPRDSLSALMCVSTPMGDFVMVDHVYHSCVVTIESPETSVDLLLLDMVDFDVILGMD